One Phragmites australis chromosome 23, lpPhrAust1.1, whole genome shotgun sequence DNA window includes the following coding sequences:
- the LOC133906219 gene encoding sulfite oxidase-like isoform X3 produces MSNSRKVRGVGWDVCALGNATWGGAKLSDVLQLVGVQYHTEITPSGGKYVEFISVDQCPEEKGGPYKASIPLAQATNPAADVLVAYEMNGEVLKRDHGYPLRAVVPGVIGARSVKWLDRIDIIEEESQGFFMQKDYKMFPPSVDWDNIVWSTRKPQMDYPIQSAICSMEDTNVVEPGQVTVTGYALSGGGRGIERVDISMDGGKSWFGAHRYQKEDVPYVAGDITSDKWAWVLFKAVVDVKGYTEIVAKAVDSSANVQPESVDSIWNLRGILNTCWHRVRLLATPNLRSFI; encoded by the exons CAACTTGGGGAGGAGCTAAATTATCAGATGTCCTTCAGCTCGTTGGTGTGCAATATCATACTGAAATCACTCCATCAGGTGGAAAGTATGTTGAGTTCATTAGTGTTGATCAGTGTCCA GAGGAAAAAGGTGGCCCATACAAAGCATCAATTCCCTTGGCCCAGGCAACAAATCCTGCAGCAGATGTACTGGTTGCATATGAAATGAATGGAGAG GTACTCAAGCGTGATCATGGATACCCTCTCCGTGCCGTTGTTCCAGGTGTTATTGGTGCTCGTTCTGTCAAATGGTTAGATAGAATTGACATAATTGAGGAAGAGTCTCAG GGTTTCTTCATGCAAAAGGATTATAAGATGTTCCCACCATCAGTTGATTGGGATAATATTGTGTGGTCAACCAGGAAACCCCAGATGGACTACCCAATTCAG TCTGCAATATGTTCTATGGAAGACACAAATGTCGTCGAACCAGGACAG GTCACTGTTACTGGATATGCCTTGTCGGGAGGTGGCCGGGGTATTGAGAGGGTCGACATATCAATGGACGGTGGTAAGAGCTGGTTTGGTGCACACCGGTACCAAAAGGAAGATGTACCATATGTGGCTGGTGACATAACCAGTGATAAGTGGGCATGGGTGCTCTTCAAGGCAGTTGTCGATGTGAAGGGTTACACTGAGATTGTTGCAAAAGCG GTTGACTCCAGTGCAAATGTGCAACCTGAGAGCGTGGATTCGATCTGGAACCTTAGAGGGATTCTCAACACATGCTGGCATCGTGTTCGCCTTCTAGCAACACCCAATCTTAGAAGCTTCATATGA